Proteins from a genomic interval of Dermacentor variabilis isolate Ectoservices chromosome 8, ASM5094787v1, whole genome shotgun sequence:
- the LOC142590522 gene encoding thiamine-triphosphatase-like: protein MAAAEPAARCREIERKFRVPPDVERRLLALGASLVSRKTFVDAYYDTEDYFLCLRDHWLRLRSDENSTWELKHRRKGDASCGAATAYREVRGDAQIMATLGEVLPRARLVNDAQRVSDLVANGTLRELALITTVRKTFKAPGMNAVVDIDETDWGFSVGEIEVVLVESDDGSDLAGADVERATAEIAALSAHLGVDEEGPPPEGKVESYLRLRRPELYYRLLDCIWSRHKATDI from the coding sequence ATGGCGGCAGCAGAGCCTGCCGCTCGTTGCCGAGAGATCGAACGCAAGTTCAGGGTGCCGCCAGACGTCGAGCGGCGCCTGCTCGCACTCGGAGCCAGCCTCGTGTCGCGTAAGACCTTCGTAGACGCTTACTACGACACGGAAGACTACTTCCTCTGCCTGCGAGACCACTGGCTTAGGTTGCGTAGCGATGAGAACAGCACGTGGGAGCTGAAGCATCGCAGAAAGGGAGACGCCTCGTGCGGAGCAGCCACTGCCTACCGAGAAGTCCGCGGTGACGCTCAGATAATGGCGACGCTCGGAGAAGTGCTTCCACGGGCCAGGCTCGTGAATGACGCCCAGCGGGTCAGCGACCTGGTCGCCAACGGTACGCTTCGGGAGTTGGCACTGATAACGACCGTTCGCAAGACGTTCAAGGCGCCGGGAATGAACGCCGTCGTGGACATTGACGAGACCGACTGGGGCTTTTCGGTCGGCGAAATAGAGGTCGTGCTCGTCGAATCTGACGACGGATCGGATCTGGCCGGAGCCGACGTCGAGAGGGCCACCGCCGAGATCGCGGCGCTCTCCGCCCATCTTGGTGTCGACGAGGAAGGGCCGCCGCCGGAAGGAAAAGTGGAAAGTTACCTGAGGCTTCGACGACCTGAGCTGTATTATCGCCTGCTTGACTGTATATGGTCACGTCACAAAGCTACAGACATCTAG